The region CAGATTTTTCAGTGTGGTGCTGTTCCGAATGTATTGGGATTCGATATCTGGTGTATAAAAGCAAGCTTGAAGGAGAATGGTGAGCTATGTGGCTTCTTTCTGATGTGTCAAAATGGTTTGGTAGCAACCATTGGATGTTGGCAGGGAAAGGTGGACACCTGGTACTAAGGTTGAGTCGAAAAATTGCATGTTTCAGCAGTGTACTAAGCTAATGGGCCATGCCCAGGTCATTGATAAAAGTTGGACAGCTAGAGAGAATTGTCACTACTCGGGTTCATGGGGCCAAGTCCAGCTTGTCAAGGATTTTGGGAATCAAAGGAGACTAATTGTATTGATCTTGGTTTACAACCAATGGAATCATGGGGCAATTTGGATTTCACCAATTCTTTCAGGGGCTGTTGCAGACATTGAGTATAAAATTGATTTGGCAAATATTAGTTTGGAGGGTTTTGCTTTTGAAGATTTCTCTTGCTTGCTATTCCAATTGGTGGTGTTCACCAATTCATACATGGCTGAGATTATTTGCTTCATGCAATGGGATCCAGGAGGAAAAGGAGATTGTCATTTTGGATCTTTGGCATAGCTGTATTTTGGATTATTTACCTTGCTGCCTGTGCTTGTCACATTTGGATTGTTTGGATAGTTGTTCCATGATGTAGCTTGTATTTGTccttcaccttgaggacaaggtgtaTTTTCAGGGGGGGAGTATTGATAGGTACTCACATATTTAAAGGGTTTAGTTAGTTAAGTGAGAGACTTATTACATAGTTAGATAGTTAGTTAGGCTtgtgcctataaataagagggGGTTAGAGAACATTAATCATCTTTTGTATCATTTGGGTATTGGGATTAGGAAGAGGGTGTGGACTCTCTCTCTTGTATTCTGCTCTAGTTCCCAATTTGGGAATTAGGGATTTGTAAGAAATAGTATCAGATTTCAGGGTGGTTCTATCACAGTCACACTGCTGTCATGCTCTTTTTGCACCTGGGCTTTTCATCACTAATTTAAACAATTTTCCTAACAGTGAATTAACTATTTAAATTCATTATCGAGTCAATTCTGATTTCTCCGTTTTATATTTCACTGAAATGTTAAAACTTATGTCAGTTGTGTGTAACAGGAAACAGCTTATCAAGAGCATGCTGAGGAAAAACCCAGAGCATAGACCAACAGTGAGTTCATCTGAGCCTTTCACGTGTGATATCATCAGATGGAACTGTTGATTCTAATATTGCTATTCTATTGACAGGCAGCAGAATTGTTAAGGCATTCTCATTTACAACCTTTCGTTCTTCGCTGTCGTAATGCTTCATCTGTGTTTCTACCAGTACATCTCATTAGTTGTAACTCAAAGGATAAAACAAAAAAGTCTGACGGACCAAGTGGCGGCGAAGACCACAGGGACAACGTAGCAGGATTAGTAAACCATTTGGAGCGGGTTTATTCAATTGAGGGAAATGGAGATGTACAGACAAGCAACTGGCGTAATGACTGCAAGCTAGCAGTGTCAACCAGCACAGAAGACAACCTTGAGACCAAAATGGTTGATCCTTTCAGCTTCTCAGTGGAATTCTTTACTAGTGTGGACAAACCTGAGCACTCCTGTAAATCAATTATTTCAAGTGTAGACAGCAATTTCAATGATAAAGATGGGTCCATGGATGAGATTATGTCAAACAGCACTCTAGATTCTGTGCATAAAGAACAAGGGTTTGGTGCTGAGTATTTTCACAAGTCAGATGCAATTGACATGAAGGCAGTGACTACAAAAGTTGAAGGTACTTTTTCCAATGAAGGTTTTGATAAAGCTGAAGCACAAAGAGAAGATTGCAAACCTGAGAACTACAGTAAATCAATTATATCCAGTGAACACAGCAAAAACAATGATAAAGCAGTGTCAATAGATGAGATCTTATCAAAGAGCACACTAGATTTTTTGCATCTAGAACAAGAATTAGCTGCTATATATCAGAAGTCAGATGCAATTGACATAGATGCAGTGACTACAATAGTTGAAGGTACTTATTCCAATTCAGGTTTTGATAAAGATGAAGTACAGAGGAAAGATGCAAAACCTGAGGACTCCAATAAATCAAAAATTTCCAGTGAAGACAGCAATGGCAATGATAAAGATGTGTCCACTAATGAGATTATATCAGAGAGCTTACCTGATTATGTGATTGAAGAACAAGGATTTGCTGCTGAACATTTTCAGAAGTCAGATGCAATTGACGTAGATGCAGTTACTACAATAGTTGAAGGTACTTTTTCCAATGCAGGTTTTGATAAAGCTGAAGAACAGAGAAAAGATGCCAAAGCTAAGGACTTCTATAAATCAATTATTTCGAGTGAAGACAGCAATGGAAATGATAAAGATGTGTCCACTAATGAGATCACATCAAAGAGCATACTAGCTGTGCATGAAGAACTAGGATTTGCTGCTGAACATTTTCAGAAGTCAGAAGCAATTGACATAAATGCAGTGACCACAAAAGATGAAGGTTTTGATAAAGCTGAAGCACAGCAAAAAGATGCAAAACCTGAGGACTCCTATAAATCAATTATTTCCAGTGAAGACACGAATGGCAATGATAAATATGTGTCCATTGATGAGATCACATCAAAGAGCACACTGGATTCTGTGGAAGAAGAACAGGAATTTGCTGCTGAACATTCTCACGAGTCAGATATATTTGTCATAAATACAATAACTACAAAAGTTGAAGGTACTTTTTCCCATGAAGGTTTTGATATAGCTGGATCACAGGGAGAAAATGCAAGGCCTGAGGACTCCAATAAATCAAATATTTCCTGTGAAGACAGAAATGTCAATGATAAAGATATGTCAGTTGATGAGATGACATCAAAGAGCATACTATACTCGG is a window of Lotus japonicus ecotype B-129 chromosome 5, LjGifu_v1.2 DNA encoding:
- the LOC130717739 gene encoding uncharacterized protein LOC130717739 — its product is MENHKMQDYEVIEKLGRGALGTTFLVLHNTERKRYVLKKIRLAKQSDKSKLTAHQEMDLIANLNYPYIVEFKDAWVEKEDYICIVTGYCERGDMADNIKKARGTFFPEEKVCKWMTQLLLAVDYLHSNRVLHRDLKCSNIFLTKENNIRLGDFGLAKLLNSDDSASPVVGTPNYMCPEILAAMPYGYKSDIWSLGCCMFEIAAHQPPFRAPDRAGLINKINRGTISPLPIVYSSTLKQLIKSMLRKNPEHRPTAAELLRHSHLQPFVLRCRNASSVFLPVHLISCNSKDKTKKSDGPSGGEDHRDNVAGLVNHLERVYSIEGNGDVQTSNWRNDCKLAVSTSTEDNLETKMVDPFSFSVEFFTSVDKPEHSCKSIISSVDSNFNDKDGSMDEIMSNSTLDSVHKEQGFGAEYFHKSDAIDMKAVTTKVEGTFSNEGFDKAEAQREDCKPENYSKSIISSEHSKNNDKAVSIDEILSKSTLDFLHLEQELAAIYQKSDAIDIDAVTTIVEGTYSNSGFDKDEVQRKDAKPEDSNKSKISSEDSNGNDKDVSTNEIISESLPDYVIEEQGFAAEHFQKSDAIDVDAVTTIVEGTFSNAGFDKAEEQRKDAKAKDFYKSIISSEDSNGNDKDVSTNEITSKSILAVHEELGFAAEHFQKSEAIDINAVTTKDEGFDKAEAQQKDAKPEDSYKSIISSEDTNGNDKYVSIDEITSKSTLDSVEEEQEFAAEHSHESDIFVINTITTKVEGTFSHEGFDIAGSQGENARPEDSNKSNISCEDRNVNDKDMSVDEMTSKSILYSVHEEKGNAAEHILKSEANDIDATNVEGGFSNTGWDDKAEAQRHDAKPDDSCKSIISREDINANDEDVSIDDITSKSTLDPVLEEQGFTAEHFQEFDIIDINAVTTKVEGSFCTEVFDKAESQGENTRPEVSRKSIVSSEDSSGNDKVGSFDEGRPSPIVHPVRVEQDPETGNCLKESEKPKAFSEDLDLNSLTSECNDTLQGKDEVRENIHTISCSMQKENDKANVIDKTPNDISLSRHVLVGGGDKTKRRVDISCQQRADALESLLELCAQLLKQGKLEELAAVLRPFGEDVVSSRETAIWLTKSLISSQKINPET